A region of Dermochelys coriacea isolate rDerCor1 chromosome 1, rDerCor1.pri.v4, whole genome shotgun sequence DNA encodes the following proteins:
- the LOC119854819 gene encoding zinc finger protein 501-like isoform X2, with protein MAEGAVSMPEGEDYTRLSSLGKCGGILSRTEKHHKEGRENLKLLGMLLGKSKERVSQRPDQETTCKGQHKSQKQRRNTARGEGGTARKHERTFRELRKPPVPERSETSEGPCTYSVCEESFEGQRDLNSHKSSIHTGKKMYKCRACGKSFRQKQELLAHARVHGAEKPFPCAECERSFSRLSHLTVHQRTHTGERPFSCPECGKHFSHLSNLTRHQRTHTGERPYSCPECERRFSNLSSLTTHLRTHTGERPFTCPQCEKSFGDQSNLTTHLRTHTGERPYVCPVCQKSFSDQSTFAKHQRTHTGERPYPCPRCEKSFIHRSHLTTHQRTHTGERPYKCPDCEKRFSQLSNVTTHLRTHSGERPYVCTDCGKSFGDQSSLRKHHRTHTGERPYPCPHCGKNFSQLSNLNTHCRTHTGERPYICPHCGKSFSEQSNLAKHLRTHSGERPSPWPHSEKSLMHISQRSVHPRNHKEEGAYKCTDCDKIFSEQSDLVEHLKAHPRERPNGGKSFIQKSSLVKLQRLHQRLKP; from the exons ATGGCAGAAGGAGCTGTATCAATGCCTGAGGGAGAAGACTATACCAGATTGTCTTCACTGGGTAAAT gtGGTGGGATCCTGAGCAGAACTGAGAAGCATCACAAAGAAGGTCGTGAGAACCTGAAGCTGCTGGGAATGTTATTGGGGAAATCAAAAGAGAGAGTTTCCCAGAGACCTGACCAGGAAACTACATGCAAAGGGCAACACAAGTCACAAAAGCAGAGGAGAAACACAGCCAGGGGTGAGGGAGGTACCGCAAGGAAACATGAAAGGACTTTCAGGGAACTGCGCAAGCCCCCTGTGCCAGAGAGGTCAGAGACAAGTGAGGGACCGTGCACATATTCTGTGTGTGAGGAAAGCTTTGAGGGGCAGAGAGACCTGAATAGCCACAAGAGCAGCATTCACACGGGAAAGAAAATGTATAAATGTAGGgcctgtgggaaaagcttcaggcAAAAGCAGGAGCTCTTGGCACACGCGAGAGTCCATGGAGCCGAGAAACCCTTCCCCTGTGCTGAGTGTGAGAGGAGCTTCAGTCGGCTTTCCCATCTCACTGTACACCAGAGAACCCACACGGGGGAaaggcccttctcctgccctgagTGCGGGAAACACTTCAGTCACCTCTCAAACCTCACTAGacaccagagaacccacacaggggagaggccctacaGCTGCCCTGAATGTGAGAGGCGTTTCAGTAACCTGAGCAGTCTCACCACCCACCTGAGgacccacacaggggagaggccttTCACCTGCCCCCAGTGTGAGAAGAGCTTTGGTGACCAGTCTAATCTCACCACCCACTTGAGGACCCACACTGGGGAGAGGCCCTATGTGTGTCCTGTCTGCCAGAAGAGCTTCAGCGACCAATCGACTTTCGCCAAGCACCAGAGAACCCATACGGGGGAGAGACCCTACCCCTGCCCCCGCTGCGAGAAAAGCTTCATCCATAGATCCCACCTCACTACGCACCAGCGGacccacacaggggagagacctTACAAATGTCCTGACTGTGAGAAGCGCTTCAGCCAGCTCTCCAACGTCACCACCCACCTGAGGACCCATTCGGGAGAAAGGCCCTACGTCTGCACCGACTGTGGGAAGAGCTTCGGCGACCAGTCGAGTTTGAGGAAGCACCATCGGACCCACACGGGTGAGAGACCCTATCCCTGTCCCCACTGCGGGAAAAACTTCAGCCAGCTCTCCAATCTCAACACCCACTGCAGAACCCACACTGGCGAGAGGCCGTATATCTGTCCGCACTGTGGCAAGAGCTTCAGTGAGCAGTCAAACTTGGCCAAGCATCTGAGAACCCACTCAGGGGAGAGGCCCTCCCCTTGGCCCCACAGCGAGAAGAGCCTAATGCACATCTCACAGCGCTCTGTGCACCCGAGAAACCACAAGGAGGAGGGGGCCTACAAATGTACCGACTGCGACAAGATCTTCAGTGAGCAGTCGGACCTGGTGGAGCACCTGAAAGCCCACCCGAGGGAGAGACCTAATGGTGGCAAGAGCTTCATCCAAAAATCATCTCTGGTGAAACTTCAGAGGCTTCATCAGAGATTGAAACCATAG
- the LOC119854845 gene encoding zinc finger and SCAN domain-containing protein 2-like, which translates to MSENEEENPQQEGIEEPSVALSEKSKGKGSQSPEWEDDCEDEWGTENQERNLPVKKWGESPPRESFRKFKDIIAQQRPHTGEKPHKCPNCGKSFSRRSNLIQHQRTHTGQRPYECPECGKTFSLRSTLTRHQQTHLQEKPYKCTECRKSFRQSSDLITHQRVHTGETPYQCAVCGKRFGRSSNLSQHQTTHVGDRLYQCVDCLKSFRSSSALVQHQRSHTGEKPYQCSECRSRFLQSSDLIKHQRIHTGERPYHCSACGKCFSQSSSLTEHQRTHTGERPYHCTECGKRFCQSSTLIQHQRIHTGEKPYRCTECGKSFCRSSNLNQHLTSHMIKKPHRCTDCGRGFSQLANLTLHQRIHSGQTP; encoded by the coding sequence ATGAGTGAAAATGAGGAGGAGAATCCACAGCAGGAGGGTATAGAGGAACCAAGTGTAGCATTGTCAGAAAAATCCAAAGGGAAAGGTTCCCAGAGTCCTGAGTGGGAAGATGACTGTGAGGATGAGTGGGGGACAGAAAATCAGGAGAGAAACCTTCCAGTAAAGAAATGGGGTGAATCTCCTCCCCGAGAGAGTTTCAGGAAATTCAAAGACATCATTGCCCAGCAGAGGCCTCACACTGGAGAGAAACCTCATAAATGTCCCAACTGTGGGAAGAGCTTTAGTCGGAGATCAAACCTCATTCAGCACCAGAGGAcccacacaggccagagaccttacGAGTGCCCCGAATGTGGGAAAACCTTCAGCCTGCGTTCAACACTTACAAGACATCAGCAAACTCACCTGCAGGAGAAGCCCTATAAATGCACTGAGTGCAGGAAGAGCTTCCGCCAGAGCTCAGACCTGATCACCCACCAGCGAGTGCACACAGGAGAGACACCGTACCAGTGTGCTGTGTGCGGGAAGAGGTTTGGGCGGAGCTCCAACCTGAGCCAGCACCAGACCACGCACGTGGGGGACAGACTGTATCAATGTGTTGACTGCCTGAAGAGCTTCCGGAGCAGTTCCGCCCTGGTGCAGCACCAGAGGAGCCACACGGGGGAGAAACCCTATCAGTGCTCTGAATGCAGAAGCCGCTTCCTGCAGAGCTCGGACCTGATCAAACACCAGAGGATCCACACCGGGGAGAGGCCCTACCATTGCTCCGCCTGTGGGAAatgcttcagccagagctcctcACTCACTGAGCACCAGAGGACACACACCGGGGAGCGACCTTACCATTGCACTGAGTGCGGGAAACGTTTTTGCCAGAGCTCCACACTCATCCAGCACCAGAGGATCCACACGGGGGAGAAGCCCTACAGatgcactgagtgtgggaaaagcttctgcCGGAGCTCCAACCTGAATCAGCATCTGACAAGCCACATGATAAAGAAACCTCATCGGTGCACTGATTGTGGGAGGGGCTTCAGTCAGCTCGCTAACCTTACTCTACACCAGAGAATCCACTCTGGACAGAcaccctag
- the LOC119854819 gene encoding zinc finger protein OZF-like isoform X1, producing MAEGAVSMPEGEDYTRLSSLGKCYKSPKPKLISPIETKESELWVVDLQDSVDGAIPESPSPGGGILSRTEKHHKEGRENLKLLGMLLGKSKERVSQRPDQETTCKGQHKSQKQRRNTARGEGGTARKHERTFRELRKPPVPERSETSEGPCTYSVCEESFEGQRDLNSHKSSIHTGKKMYKCRACGKSFRQKQELLAHARVHGAEKPFPCAECERSFSRLSHLTVHQRTHTGERPFSCPECGKHFSHLSNLTRHQRTHTGERPYSCPECERRFSNLSSLTTHLRTHTGERPFTCPQCEKSFGDQSNLTTHLRTHTGERPYVCPVCQKSFSDQSTFAKHQRTHTGERPYPCPRCEKSFIHRSHLTTHQRTHTGERPYKCPDCEKRFSQLSNVTTHLRTHSGERPYVCTDCGKSFGDQSSLRKHHRTHTGERPYPCPHCGKNFSQLSNLNTHCRTHTGERPYICPHCGKSFSEQSNLAKHLRTHSGERPSPWPHSEKSLMHISQRSVHPRNHKEEGAYKCTDCDKIFSEQSDLVEHLKAHPRERPNGGKSFIQKSSLVKLQRLHQRLKP from the exons ATGGCAGAAGGAGCTGTATCAATGCCTGAGGGAGAAGACTATACCAGATTGTCTTCACTGGGTAAAT GCTATAAAAGTCCCAAACCAAAATTGATATCTCCAATAGAAACAAAAGAGTCAGAGCTGTGGGTTGTGGATCTTCAGGATTCAGTGGATGGAGCTATTCCTGAAAGCCCCTCCCCAG gtGGTGGGATCCTGAGCAGAACTGAGAAGCATCACAAAGAAGGTCGTGAGAACCTGAAGCTGCTGGGAATGTTATTGGGGAAATCAAAAGAGAGAGTTTCCCAGAGACCTGACCAGGAAACTACATGCAAAGGGCAACACAAGTCACAAAAGCAGAGGAGAAACACAGCCAGGGGTGAGGGAGGTACCGCAAGGAAACATGAAAGGACTTTCAGGGAACTGCGCAAGCCCCCTGTGCCAGAGAGGTCAGAGACAAGTGAGGGACCGTGCACATATTCTGTGTGTGAGGAAAGCTTTGAGGGGCAGAGAGACCTGAATAGCCACAAGAGCAGCATTCACACGGGAAAGAAAATGTATAAATGTAGGgcctgtgggaaaagcttcaggcAAAAGCAGGAGCTCTTGGCACACGCGAGAGTCCATGGAGCCGAGAAACCCTTCCCCTGTGCTGAGTGTGAGAGGAGCTTCAGTCGGCTTTCCCATCTCACTGTACACCAGAGAACCCACACGGGGGAaaggcccttctcctgccctgagTGCGGGAAACACTTCAGTCACCTCTCAAACCTCACTAGacaccagagaacccacacaggggagaggccctacaGCTGCCCTGAATGTGAGAGGCGTTTCAGTAACCTGAGCAGTCTCACCACCCACCTGAGgacccacacaggggagaggccttTCACCTGCCCCCAGTGTGAGAAGAGCTTTGGTGACCAGTCTAATCTCACCACCCACTTGAGGACCCACACTGGGGAGAGGCCCTATGTGTGTCCTGTCTGCCAGAAGAGCTTCAGCGACCAATCGACTTTCGCCAAGCACCAGAGAACCCATACGGGGGAGAGACCCTACCCCTGCCCCCGCTGCGAGAAAAGCTTCATCCATAGATCCCACCTCACTACGCACCAGCGGacccacacaggggagagacctTACAAATGTCCTGACTGTGAGAAGCGCTTCAGCCAGCTCTCCAACGTCACCACCCACCTGAGGACCCATTCGGGAGAAAGGCCCTACGTCTGCACCGACTGTGGGAAGAGCTTCGGCGACCAGTCGAGTTTGAGGAAGCACCATCGGACCCACACGGGTGAGAGACCCTATCCCTGTCCCCACTGCGGGAAAAACTTCAGCCAGCTCTCCAATCTCAACACCCACTGCAGAACCCACACTGGCGAGAGGCCGTATATCTGTCCGCACTGTGGCAAGAGCTTCAGTGAGCAGTCAAACTTGGCCAAGCATCTGAGAACCCACTCAGGGGAGAGGCCCTCCCCTTGGCCCCACAGCGAGAAGAGCCTAATGCACATCTCACAGCGCTCTGTGCACCCGAGAAACCACAAGGAGGAGGGGGCCTACAAATGTACCGACTGCGACAAGATCTTCAGTGAGCAGTCGGACCTGGTGGAGCACCTGAAAGCCCACCCGAGGGAGAGACCTAATGGTGGCAAGAGCTTCATCCAAAAATCATCTCTGGTGAAACTTCAGAGGCTTCATCAGAGATTGAAACCATAG